Below is a window of Paenibacillus bovis DNA.
TTAATCTACTATAAAGCGATTGGCGTCATCCTAAATCATCCATAAATGTCCGACGTTATTATACGCGATAGTTGGAGCGGCATACTGCCTGATGTGGTAGCACGGAGACTGTGAGTATCTGTATCCGGTCGATGAATTGCTGTTCTGCTGTGCAGATCTGCCTTGGTTACATGACATGTTGGCGTGGCATACTATCATACTGCTGAGGGAGGAAAGAAAGATGGACAAGGTCATGCATGAGAGTAAGGTACTGGAGGAAGTGTTCGGGGAAGGTGTTCACCTGGAACAGGTCAAATTCTGGAGAGGCCAGAGACGTAATCTTGCTTTTTATACCAAGTCTATCGGGGAGCTGCGCGTGACCACAGGCAAAATTGTGGCCGATGATCCATACAGCCTGATTGAATCAACCCCATTTGTGCAAGTGTTCCCCAAAGGATCTTTCCCTGTCGAGTTGTCGATTGCCCGCATTACCGATCCGGCCGTATACAAGGAAGGCCGGGAAGATATGGTGGATGAACGTATTGCGTTTGTGCGTGTGAAGTTCAGCGACGCTCCCGTCGCCCGCTGGGCAGGAGCAGAGCGCGAATTCAGTCCGGAAGCGGACCCAAATAATCTGTATGAGCAGGCTCGCTGGGGATATGCCGTAGATTCCGGAACCGGCAGTCTGCTGGATGCCCAAGCGTATCAGTGGCTATCCGCACAGCAGGAAATGGATAATCCCGAAGTGGCCCAGGAACTGATGGATGCGTGGGAATCGGCAGCGATTGAATCGTTCCGTCCTTCGCGCAGCTGGCTGGTGACCGAACTGGAGACAGGAGATAATATCGCCCTTTTTTCCAGCGGCTTCGGCAATGGGGTCTATCACAGCTATATCGGATATGGCGAGGATGGCAGCCCTGTACAGCTGGTAACCGATTTTAACGTATATCCGGATTAATGGATGTGTCTGATCGGTAATCATTATCGCTCTGACAAGAGGCTGTATCCCGGGAATAGATCAAGGGTGTACAGTGTATAGGTCAGCTATAGTATTAGAACGGATAAACTGTATAGATCCACATTAGCCGGATGAGCTGATTCATCCGGCTAATGCTGTGTAATAACTAACATGCAGCGTTTTTCGATTATTTCATTCAAAGGATGTGAGTACTGATGAGCAATCTGGAAAGAGCCATTATTCTGGCAACCCGCGCACATGCTGGGCAGATCGACCGTTCCGGTCAACCGTATATTCTGCACCCGCTGCGCGTTATGCTCAAGATGAGTTCGGAGGAAGCGCGTATCGTCGCTGTCCTGCATGATGTACTGGAGGATACAGATGTGACTGCCCACGATCTTGCAGCCGAAGGATTCTCCGAGGAAATTGTAGAAGCTGTGCAGGCGATGAGTCGTCAGGAAGATGAAGACTATGAGGATTTCGTTCTGCGCGCCAAGCAGAATTCGCTGGCCCGTACAGTCAAAATGGCAGATATCGAGGATAATATGGACCCTTCGCGCAATGTGGAGCCTTCCGAGAAGGATATGGAACGTCTCAGCAAATACGGCAAAGCGCTGGATGAGCTGATGACCGAGACTGAAAACGCACGTTAAAGGAACGAACGATCGCTGACCTGTATCATATGGCTGCGCTCAGTTGTTGTATGTGTACAGGGTTCTTGCATAAATAAAGAAACCAAAAAAGGAAGGCTACCCACTGAGGTGTAGTCTTCCTTTTGCATTCCGTAAAAAGAATGAGTGATGCTAAGTGGTTATTCATTTGCGGTCAGCCGGATAAATCAGTCCCAGCTGTTTGCGGGCTTCTTCCATAATCTCGGCTGTAATCAGGGAATGTTCCCATGAGTTGATGCTGGATTCCTGACGTCCTTCGGCTATCAGATCCAGGAATTCGCGAATCTCGTAATACATGGGTGGTTCGTACTGGGTAACATGCAGTTCTTCCGTATAACCGCCGCGATACGTCATAACGATCTGGTTGGGTTCGCTGATCTTGTCGATCCGGATACTGCCCAGTTCACCTTGAATCTCGGAAGGAAGAGAAGAATCGGTAATTTTGGAATACATTACGACTGCATCCATATCGTCATAGGAGACGACGATACTGCCTTCGCCATCCACGCCGGATTCCAGCATAACACCGGTGGCCTTGACCGTATTGGGACGACCGAACAAAGCGACCAGCGGATAGATGCAATAGACACCAAGATCCATCAATGCACCATTGGAAAATTCGGGTTTGAAAGCATTCTGGATATTGCCTTCCTTATAGGCATCGTAACGGGAAGAATACTGACAGTAGTTGGAGAAATAGCGACGAACCTGTCCCAGCTTGGGCAGACTACTGCGCAGCGCCTCAAAATTGGGCATCATCGTCGATTTCATCGCTTCCATCAGGACTACATTATTCCGTTTTGCCGCATCGATGATGGCCTGTGTTTCTGCAACATTGGAAGCCAGCGGCTTCTCGCAGAGTACATGCTTGCCGTGATCCATACAGAGCACAGCCTGCTCTGCATGCAGCGAGTTGGGGCTGGCGATATAGACGGCGTCTACCTGTCCGCTGCCGAGCATTTCCTCCAGATCAGTGAACAGATGAGCAATTTCATGCTTGCGACCGAACTGCTGGGCGCGTTCCGGTGTGCGCGAATACAGTGCTGTCAGTTCAAAATCGTCATTGCGTTTGGCGGCTTCAATGAATCGTTCCGTAATAAAGTTAGTGCCAATAATACCAAAGCGGACCATACCATCGTCCTTTCTGTACATGTAATCAATATATACTGCTGTTCAAACTGTGTTATCCATTATCGCGTACCGTCTAATTATACCCGACTTGCAGTGAACCTGACAAAGTGTTCTTGAAGATTACATTGGTTTGGTATATTCAGCAGTTCCGACTGTATGCCAAAGGAATGCGTCCTATTTAAATTTGTGGTGTAAATAAGGAATAAGGGTGGTTTTTTACCAATATTCCAATTATTATTGGATGTAATCTGCATGTTAACTACTAAATTTATTTTTGAGAACAATAGATGGAGTCACACTACAGGGAGAGAGGCATTTTTGAAACAGAATCATACCGAATTATTACTGCAGCTGATTTCAGAAAGTACTTTGCAGGATTCTTTATTTACCAATTCACCGGATGGCATACTGATTCTGGACCATACCGGTGTACTGGTCTGTGCGAATCCTGCTATTCGGCATATGACCGGTTATCACTTTGAAGAACTGTATATTTTTACCGAGAGTCATCTGCAGACCTGTCGCACTATACAGCCGCTGCAAAATGCAATCAGTCAGGCGCTGTCAGGAACGGCATCGACACTGGAAATGGAAACCGTGCACAAGAACCGTTCCAAAATCTGGCTGCAAATGACATTCACCCCTATTCAGCATACCGGAGAGGTGATAGGCATCTACGTCATCTGCCGGGATATCACCTCACAGAAAATCATGGAACAGCAGATTCGGCAGAGTGAAAAGGATTTCCGGCTGATCTCCGAGTATTCCCTTGATTTTATTT
It encodes the following:
- a CDS encoding DUF4241 domain-containing protein, whose translation is MDKVMHESKVLEEVFGEGVHLEQVKFWRGQRRNLAFYTKSIGELRVTTGKIVADDPYSLIESTPFVQVFPKGSFPVELSIARITDPAVYKEGREDMVDERIAFVRVKFSDAPVARWAGAEREFSPEADPNNLYEQARWGYAVDSGTGSLLDAQAYQWLSAQQEMDNPEVAQELMDAWESAAIESFRPSRSWLVTELETGDNIALFSSGFGNGVYHSYIGYGEDGSPVQLVTDFNVYPD
- a CDS encoding HD domain-containing protein, translating into MSNLERAIILATRAHAGQIDRSGQPYILHPLRVMLKMSSEEARIVAVLHDVLEDTDVTAHDLAAEGFSEEIVEAVQAMSRQEDEDYEDFVLRAKQNSLARTVKMADIEDNMDPSRNVEPSEKDMERLSKYGKALDELMTETENAR
- a CDS encoding Gfo/Idh/MocA family protein, whose protein sequence is MVRFGIIGTNFITERFIEAAKRNDDFELTALYSRTPERAQQFGRKHEIAHLFTDLEEMLGSGQVDAVYIASPNSLHAEQAVLCMDHGKHVLCEKPLASNVAETQAIIDAAKRNNVVLMEAMKSTMMPNFEALRSSLPKLGQVRRYFSNYCQYSSRYDAYKEGNIQNAFKPEFSNGALMDLGVYCIYPLVALFGRPNTVKATGVMLESGVDGEGSIVVSYDDMDAVVMYSKITDSSLPSEIQGELGSIRIDKISEPNQIVMTYRGGYTEELHVTQYEPPMYYEIREFLDLIAEGRQESSINSWEHSLITAEIMEEARKQLGLIYPADRK